DNA from Bradyrhizobium diazoefficiens USDA 110:
CGGCGACGGTCATGCGGCCATCACCATAGCTTGCGTGCCGAAGTAAGCCTCGTCGGGCGTGCGCCCGTCAAGGCTCGAGTGAGGGCGTCCCTGATTGTAGAAGGCCAGATACTTGGCAATTGACGCTCGCGCCTCGGACACGCTGTCGTAGGCGCGGAGATAAACTTCTTCGTATTTGACCGTGCGCCAGAGCCGCTCGACAAACACGTTGTCGCGCCAGGCGCCCTTGCCATCCATGCTGATGGCGATCTTCGCGTCCAGCAGCACATCGGTGAACTCGAGGCTGGTGAACTGGCTGCCCTGGTCCGTGTTGAAAATCGCGGGCCTGCCGTGCTTCGCCAACGCCTCCTGGACCGCTTCGACGCAGAAGGCCGCCTCCATTGTGATCGAGACGCGATGGGCCAGGACCCGTCGGCTGAACACATCGACGACCGCCGCGAGATAGACGAAGCCACGCCGCATCGGAATGTAGGTGATGTCCATTGCCCACGCATGGTCGGGCCGCTCGATCTTCAATCCGCGCAACAGGTACGGGTAGATCTTGTGACCCGGAGCCGGCTTGCTCGTGTTCGGGCGACGATAGACCGCCTCGATCCCCATGCGCTTCATCAGCGTCGCGATGTGGCGGCGACCGGCGTATACCCCCTCCCGCCGCAGCAACGATCGCAGCATACGCGCTCCCGCGAAGGGATAATCGAGATGCAGCTCATCGAGCCGACGCATCAAGGCAAGGTCCTCGGCCGAAACTGGCCGAGGTTCATAGTAGACCGTGCTGCGAGCCAGCTTCAGGACCTTCGCCTGGCGCACGATAGAAAGATCATGACCGCGGTCGATCATCGCTTTGCGCTCAGCAGGCCCGCCTTGGTGAGCGCGCCGGACAAAAAATCGTTTTCCAACGCCAGCTCGCCGATCTTGGCATGCAACGCCTTCAAATCGACCGGCGTCTCGGCCGATGTCTTGTCATGCCCAAACACGCCGGCGGCGCCTTCCAGGAGCTGGTTTTTCCAGATCGTGATCTGGTTCGGATGAACATCAAACAGTTGCGCCAGCTCCGCCAGTGTCTTGTCTCCTTTGACCGCAGCCAAAGCAACCTTCGCCTTGAATGCCGGAGAATGCGTCCGGCGGCTCTTCTTCGTCATCTTCGCTCCTGATTCGCAGCAAGAATCCTCGCCGCTGTCAGGCAGAAAATCCACTCAAGCTACTGTCCGAATTTGCGGGGCCAGCTCTCACGGCATCGCCGGCAGAAATGCGCGCCCACGGTTGACGTGAAACACCGATCCCGGCAGCAATGCCGGCATTCCCGTGTCCAGATTCCGATCGCGCTCGGCGCGACGAGCAAATTGCCGATTGGCCTTGAGCTCGACGGCCCGGCAGGCAGCGATCGTCGCTTGCTCGCGATCGGCATCGCGCTTGACGGCGTGTTCGGGCGGCTGCCGCCGCCGCACCGGTCATGAATAAGGATTGATCAGCTTCTGCTGCTCGGCGCTGTGCGCCACCAGCATGTCGATGAAGGTTCTCACCTTCGCCGACAGATGATGTTTGTGCGGATAGACAGCGTTCATGGACAGCTCGACCGTCCGATATTCCGGCAACAGGCGCACGAGGCGGCCGGCCTCGAGGTCGTCCTGAATGAGAAACCCCGCCATCAGGCAGACGGCAGCGCCCCCCAGCGCGACCTTCCGCAGCGCTTCTCCGCTGTTGGTGACGAAGCTGCCGGATATCCGTACCGATGCCGGCGTGCCCTTGCGATCGAGGAAGCGCCATTCATCGCCAAACGGATAGTTCAGGTGACGGCCGCAATTATGCGCAGCGAGCTCGTCGAGCTTCTGCACCCGGCCGTGCTTCTCGATATATTCGTGGGAACAGCACAGCACGTGACGCCAGGTGGCGAGGCTCCGCACGATCAGGCTCGAATCCGGCGGCGGCGTCATGCGCAGGGCAACGTCGTAGCCTTCCTCGATGAGATCGACATCGGCCTCGCCCATGCGCAAATCGATCTTGAGCTCCGGATAGGCCGACAGGAGTTTCGCCACAACCGGCGCGACGAACGGGACCATGTGCGTGGCGACGTGGACGCGCAACGTGCCGCGGGGCACCGACTGCAATTCGCTCGCGATATCGTCGGCCTGTTCGATATCGGCGAGGATCTGGACGCAGCGGTCGTAATAGGCCTTGCCGATCTCGGTGAGGTTGACCCTGCGCGTGGTGCGCTGAAGCAGCCTCACGCCGAGCCGGTCTTCCAGCGCCTGGACGTGATTGCTCACCATGGTGGTCGACATGTTGAGCTTGCGGGCTGCTGCGGAGAAGCCGCCGGTCTCGACCACCCGGCTGAAGACTTCGAGGCTGGTCAATCGGTCCATGCCGCCTGATTATCCGCTCTTGATCGATAATCTCAAGGTTTTCGCCCCGATTATCTACCAGATCATCCCGCGTGTGACATGGCGCATGGGTTAGCAGCAATCGCTCGACAGGTGCGGCAATCGCTCTGGGGCAGTCGCACGTCTGGTCCGGTAGACCACACAGTAGGGCGAGCCCCCGGACTATCCACCCCTAATGGATAATCCTTCCGGCATTTCGCCGATTATCGCTCGAACTGGAAAGACCGATAGTCCCTGCCAGCCGATAGGAGACCGTCATGTCCGAGATGCCCCGCACCGAGAACTTTCAGCAAGCAACTGAAATCACTCAAGATTATTCCAAGTCGCCGCAGCTTGTGCCGATCCGTAACAAGCTCCGGCGCGCGACCCTGATACTCGCACTCCTCGCGGGCACGACAGCGGTTGTCTATTACGGACACGACTACTGGATCAACGGCCGCTATCTCGAGACGACCGACGACGCCTATGTCAAGGCGGACTCCACGATCGTCGCGCCGAAGGTTTCCGGCTACATCGCGAAGGTCCTGGTCGGCGACAACGAAAAGGTCAAGGCCGGCCAGGTGCTGGCCAGGATCGACGATCGCGACTTCAAGGCGGCGCTCGATCAGGCCCGCGCCGATGTCGCCGCCGCGGAGGCTTCCGTGCGCAACCTCGATGCCCAGCTCGAACTGCAACAGCCGATCATCGAGCAGAGCACGGCCGATGTCACGGCTGCGGACGCCAATCTGAAATTCGCCCAGGAGGAACGCGCCCGCTACGACGACCTGATGAAGTCGGGCTCCGGCACGATCCAGCGCGCGCAGCAGACCGATGCGGCGCTGCGCGCCAGCAACGCGCAATTGCAGCACGCCAAATCGGGCCTTCTGGCCGCACAGCGCAAGGTCGACGTGCTCACCACCCAGCGCGCCCAGGCCACGGCCCAGCTCGAACGCGCCCGCGCGGTCGCGCAGCAGGCGGCGTTGAACCTGTCCTATACCGAGATCACCGCACCGGTAGACGGCACGGTCGGCGCCCGTAGCTTGCGCGTCGGCCAGTACGTGCAGTCCGGCACGCAGTTGATGGCGGTGGTGCCGCTCGATGCGGTCTATGTGGTCGCGAACTTCAAGGAGACGCAACTCACCCATGTCCGCGCCGGCCAGCCGGTCGAGCTGCGCGTCGACAGCTTCCGCAGCCAGACCCTGCGCGGTCATGTCGACAGCCTGTCGCCGGCCAGCGGGCTCGAATTCGCGCTGCTGCCGCCCGATAACGCCACCGGCAATTTCACCAAGATCGTGCAGCGCGTCCCGGTGAAGATCGTGCTCGACGATCACAGCCTCACCGGCCTGCTGCGGCCCGGCATGTCGGCGGTGCCGACCGTCGACACCAAGGCCGCTGTGCTGGCTGAGCGCGAGACGGCAAAGCGCCTCGCTGACAACACCTCGCGCCCGAACGGCGGCTGACGTCGAGGGGCATGCGGCAGGATTATCAAGCCCTGCCGCATGATCCTTCCAGGACTTCCTCGATTATCGAAACCATCCACCCAGCGCATCCTGTCTCCGTAACCGAGACGAGGCTTCCATGAGCACGCTCCAACCGACCGTCAACGCCGCCTCCGCCGCCAACTTCCCCGCGCCGGCCGCGGCTCCCACGATTCCGGCCGTGTCGGCCAAGACCTGGATCGCGGTGATCGGCGCGACGCTCGGCGCCTTCATGGCGGTGCTGAACATCCAGATCGTCAACGCCTCGCTCGCCGACATCCAGGGCGCGATCGGCGCCGGCATCGACGACGGCGGCTGGATCTCGACCTCCTATCTGATCGCGGAGATCGTGGTGATCCCGCTGTCGGGCTGGCTCGCCCAGGTGTTCTCGATCCGCATCTACCTCCTCACCAACGCGATCTTATTTCTGGTGTTCTCGGCGGCCTGCGCGCTGGCGCAGGACCTGCCGCAAATGATCGTCCTTCGCGCCGTGCAGGGCTTTAGCGGCGGCGTGCTGATCCCGATGGCGTTCACACTGATCATCACGCTCTTGCCGAAGGCGAAACAGCCGATCGGACTTGCGCTGTTTGCGATCTCTGCGACATTCGCACCCGCCATCGGCCCGACCATCGGCGGCTATCTCACCGAGAATTGGGGCTGGGAGTACATCTTCTACGTCAACCTGGTTCCCGGCACGCTGATGATCGCGATGCTGTGGTTCTCGCTGGAAGCGAAGCCGATGAAGCTGTCGCTGCTGCGCGAGGGCGACTGGCCGGGTATCGTCACCATGGCGATCGGCCTCTCCGCGCTGCAGACCGTGCTGGAAGAAGGCAACAAGGACGACTGGTTCGGCTCGCCCTTCATCGTCAAACTGTCCATTATCGCCGTCATTGCGTTGACCGCTTTCCTCGTGATCGAGCTGACTGCGAAGAAGCCGCTGTTGAACCTGCGTCTGCTGGTTCGCCGCAATTTCGGCTTCGGCATCCTCGCCAACTTCCTGCTCGGTATCGCGCTGTACGGTTCGGTGTTCATCATGCCGGTCTATCTGTCGCGCATCCAGGGCTACAATGCCGAACAGATCGGCATGGTTCTGGCTTGGACCGGCTTGCCGCAGCTGTTGCTGATCCCTCTGGTGCCGCGGCTGATGCAACGCTTCGACGCCCGGATCATCATCGGCGTCGGCTTTGCGCTGTTCGCGGCTTCCAATTTCATGAACATCTATATGACGAATGACTACGCCACCGATCAGCTGTTCTGGCCCAACGTCGTTCGTGCTGTCGGACAGGCGTTTGTATTCGCGCCGCTCTCGGCCGTCGCCACGGCCGGAATCGAGCCGGAGAATGCCGGCTCCGCATCGGGCCTATTCAACATGATGCGCAACCTCGGCGGCGCCATCGGCATTGCGCTGCTCCAGACCGTGCTGACCAAGCGCGAGCAGTATCACTCCAACGTTCTGATGCAGTCGGTCTCGATGTTCGAGCAGGCCACCCGCACGCGGCTGGAACAGCTCACTCAATATTTCGTCAATCACGGCATCCTCGATCGTGCGGATGCGTCGCATCGTGCCTATGTCGCAATCGGCCATATCGTGCAGAAGCAGGCCTATATCCTGGCCTTCAGCGACACCTTCTACCTGCTCGGCATGGCGCTGATCGTGGCCCTGATCGCCGTCCTCTTCCTGAAGAAGCCCGGCCAGACCTCGGCCGGTGGAGCCCACTGACGTCACCCCAGCAAAAGGAGAACGACCATGAAGCCCCGCATGAACTACTATCAGGCCGCGCCCGACACGCTCAAAGCCCTGATCGCGGTGGACGATCAGATCAAGGCCAGCGGCCTGGAGCAATCCCTGATCGAACTGGTCAAGACACGGGCGTCGCAGATCAACGGTTGCGCCTTCTGCATCAACATGCACACCGAGGACGCCCGCAAGCGCGGCGAGACCGAACAGCGGCTCTATCTTCTCAATGCCTGGCGCGAATCTCCGCTCTACACCGATCGCGAGCGCGCCGCCTTGGCCTGGACCGAAGCGGTGACGCTGATCTCCGAGACGCACGCCCCCGACGACATCTACGAGCAGGTCCGCGCGCAGTTCTCGGAGCAGGAGACGGTCAACCTCACCACGCTGATCGGCACCATCAACGCGTGGAACAGGATCGCGATCTCGTTCCGCGCGGTCCATCCGGTGAAGGTGAAGGCGTCGGTGGCGTGAGGGGTGGTGTCAGTGGCGGCGTGCTGGACGCAACGCCGCTACCACACGCTCAACTGTCATGCCCCGCGAAGGCGGGGCATCCAGTACGCCGCAGCCTCTCGATTCATTCACGGGCGTCACGGAGTACTGGATCGCCCGCCTTCGCGGGCGATGACACCTGAGGTGCGTCCTAAACCGCCGTCGCCTTGGCGAATTCCACGTAGATCTCGCGCAGACGCGTCGCCATCGGGCCGGGCTTGCCGTCGCCGATTGTCTTGCCATCAATCGCGACCACCGGCTGCACGAACGACGAGGCCGAGGTGATGAAGGCTTCCTTGGCGGCCAGCGCCTCGGCGACCGTGAAGGACCGCTCCTCGACGCGGAGCTGACGTTCTTCCGCGAGCGCGATCACGGCCTTGC
Protein-coding regions in this window:
- a CDS encoding carboxymuconolactone decarboxylase family protein, whose product is MKPRMNYYQAAPDTLKALIAVDDQIKASGLEQSLIELVKTRASQINGCAFCINMHTEDARKRGETEQRLYLLNAWRESPLYTDRERAALAWTEAVTLISETHAPDDIYEQVRAQFSEQETVNLTTLIGTINAWNRIAISFRAVHPVKVKASVA
- a CDS encoding IS3-like element ISRj2 family transposase (programmed frameshift) — encoded protein: MTKKSRRTHSPAFKAKVALAAVKGDKTLAELAQLFDVHPNQITIWKNQLLEGAAGVFGHDKTSAETPVDLKALHAKIGELALENGFFVRRAHQGGPAERKAMIDRGHDLSIVRQAKVLKLARSTVYYEPRPVSAEDLALMRRLDELHLDYPFAGARMLRSLLRREGVYAGRRHIATLMKRMGIEAVYRRPNTSKPAPGHKIYPYLLRGLKIERPDHAWAMDITYIPMRRGFVYLAAVVDVFSRRVLAHRVSITMEAAFCVEAVQEALAKHGRPAIFNTDQGSQFTSLEFTDVLLDAKIAISMDGKGAWRDNVFVERLWRTVKYEEVYLRAYDSVSEARASIAKYLAFYNQGRPHSSLDGRTPDEAYFGTQAMVMAA
- a CDS encoding HlyD family secretion protein; translation: MSEMPRTENFQQATEITQDYSKSPQLVPIRNKLRRATLILALLAGTTAVVYYGHDYWINGRYLETTDDAYVKADSTIVAPKVSGYIAKVLVGDNEKVKAGQVLARIDDRDFKAALDQARADVAAAEASVRNLDAQLELQQPIIEQSTADVTAADANLKFAQEERARYDDLMKSGSGTIQRAQQTDAALRASNAQLQHAKSGLLAAQRKVDVLTTQRAQATAQLERARAVAQQAALNLSYTEITAPVDGTVGARSLRVGQYVQSGTQLMAVVPLDAVYVVANFKETQLTHVRAGQPVELRVDSFRSQTLRGHVDSLSPASGLEFALLPPDNATGNFTKIVQRVPVKIVLDDHSLTGLLRPGMSAVPTVDTKAAVLAERETAKRLADNTSRPNGG
- a CDS encoding LysR family transcriptional regulator — its product is MDRLTSLEVFSRVVETGGFSAAARKLNMSTTMVSNHVQALEDRLGVRLLQRTTRRVNLTEIGKAYYDRCVQILADIEQADDIASELQSVPRGTLRVHVATHMVPFVAPVVAKLLSAYPELKIDLRMGEADVDLIEEGYDVALRMTPPPDSSLIVRSLATWRHVLCCSHEYIEKHGRVQKLDELAAHNCGRHLNYPFGDEWRFLDRKGTPASVRISGSFVTNSGEALRKVALGGAAVCLMAGFLIQDDLEAGRLVRLLPEYRTVELSMNAVYPHKHHLSAKVRTFIDMLVAHSAEQQKLINPYS
- a CDS encoding MDR family MFS transporter, which gives rise to MSTLQPTVNAASAANFPAPAAAPTIPAVSAKTWIAVIGATLGAFMAVLNIQIVNASLADIQGAIGAGIDDGGWISTSYLIAEIVVIPLSGWLAQVFSIRIYLLTNAILFLVFSAACALAQDLPQMIVLRAVQGFSGGVLIPMAFTLIITLLPKAKQPIGLALFAISATFAPAIGPTIGGYLTENWGWEYIFYVNLVPGTLMIAMLWFSLEAKPMKLSLLREGDWPGIVTMAIGLSALQTVLEEGNKDDWFGSPFIVKLSIIAVIALTAFLVIELTAKKPLLNLRLLVRRNFGFGILANFLLGIALYGSVFIMPVYLSRIQGYNAEQIGMVLAWTGLPQLLLIPLVPRLMQRFDARIIIGVGFALFAASNFMNIYMTNDYATDQLFWPNVVRAVGQAFVFAPLSAVATAGIEPENAGSASGLFNMMRNLGGAIGIALLQTVLTKREQYHSNVLMQSVSMFEQATRTRLEQLTQYFVNHGILDRADASHRAYVAIGHIVQKQAYILAFSDTFYLLGMALIVALIAVLFLKKPGQTSAGGAH